A window of Clostridium sp. 'White wine YQ' contains these coding sequences:
- a CDS encoding sugar transferase → MKIYIMIKRMVDFLLSLIALILLSPLFLIIGILIKIDSPGPILFKQRRIGKNKKEFLILKFRTMRGDTPKDMPTHLFKNSENFITKSGKMLRSTSLDELPQLINIIKGEMSIIGPRPALWNQFDLIEERDKYGANDIIPGLTGWAQINGRDTISIEDKARYDGDYVKNLGFKMDARVFTKTIGFVLKRVGIVEGGTEMVEYQQIHTTNETTSTSDTLGQ, encoded by the coding sequence ATGAAGATTTATATAATGATAAAGAGGATGGTCGATTTTTTACTTTCACTAATAGCACTTATTTTACTAAGTCCTTTATTTTTAATAATAGGTATTTTAATTAAAATAGATTCACCTGGACCGATATTATTTAAGCAAAGAAGAATAGGTAAAAATAAGAAAGAATTTCTGATATTAAAGTTCAGAACTATGAGGGGGGATACTCCCAAAGATATGCCAACTCATTTATTTAAAAACTCAGAGAATTTCATAACAAAAAGTGGCAAAATGTTAAGAAGTACAAGCCTTGATGAGTTACCTCAGCTTATAAATATTATAAAAGGCGAAATGAGCATAATAGGACCAAGACCAGCATTGTGGAATCAGTTTGATTTAATTGAAGAAAGAGATAAATATGGAGCAAATGACATAATACCAGGTCTTACTGGATGGGCTCAGATAAATGGAAGAGATACTATATCAATAGAAGATAAAGCAAGATATGATGGTGATTATGTTAAAAACTTGGGATTTAAAATGGATGCAAGGGTATTTACCAAAACTATTGGTTTTGTTTTAAAAAGAGTGGGTATTGTAGAAGGCGGAACAGAGATGGTAGAGTATCAACAGATCCATACGACTAATGAGACAACATCAACTAGCGATACCTTAGGACAATAG